A stretch of the Amycolatopsis sp. BJA-103 genome encodes the following:
- a CDS encoding DUF5318 domain-containing protein yields the protein MRNQRQVVDYALQRRSLLKGVHSGRVGTYDVCDAGPYLLRAAKFHGRPGEQDCPVCHREELTLVSWVYGEELKHVAGSAKTPEELVRMDGLFAEFTVYEVEVCRSCHWNHLVRSYVLGTGDPGSTRPRTRSQRTAGQ from the coding sequence GTGCGAAACCAGCGGCAGGTCGTGGACTACGCCTTACAGCGGCGCTCGCTGCTCAAGGGCGTCCACTCCGGACGGGTCGGCACATACGACGTCTGCGACGCGGGCCCGTACCTCCTGCGGGCCGCGAAATTCCACGGACGACCTGGTGAGCAGGACTGCCCGGTCTGTCACCGGGAGGAACTGACCCTGGTGTCCTGGGTGTACGGCGAGGAGCTCAAGCACGTCGCCGGATCAGCCAAGACACCGGAAGAACTGGTGCGGATGGACGGGCTCTTCGCGGAGTTCACCGTCTACGAGGTCGAGGTATGCCGGAGCTGTCACTGGAACCACCTGGTGCGCTCCTACGTCCTCGGAACAGGAGACCCGGGAAGCACCCGGCCACGGACCCGGTCGCAGAGGACAGCGGGTCAGTGA